A single region of the Alosa alosa isolate M-15738 ecotype Scorff River chromosome 6, AALO_Geno_1.1, whole genome shotgun sequence genome encodes:
- the btbd17b gene encoding BTB/POZ domain-containing protein 17 gives MAYSFKGGRMSTQFYLVILLVGLGVHTVAVGGAAIRQEMNLENGFTTLNHSMALLQRMESLLVQGNGSDVTLRVRTISTDEMKVIQAHSLVLTLQSDVFDEMLQNNNNSFLVLREPQDCAAVFDKFIRYLYCGDIAVRLDQAIPLHKLASKYHVWSLQQGLTRYMTQHLSSDSPAGHVVGWYQYAMQIGDVSLRDSCLQYLSWNLSSVLQSAEWSSISDELLMSLLQRSDLILYSELDLYEALENWIEQNQPESTMVENALRAIRYGMIPPQHLFRLQKQSPLMIKYYESIRDLLFLAFQFHSASPIQLAKYFDVNCSIFTPRNYLSSSWGAPWVINNPTRDDRSFSFQTQLGPSGHDSSKRVTWNALFSPRWLPLSVRSGYGEHGALQSTRTEHGRPRIIVTPATSSPDFAGVSFQKTVIVSARQQGKMVVRHVYNFHQSTEESGDFLVEADLQRRGSEYLIDNSLFLHVIVKPLYHSLIVSKK, from the exons ATGGCCTACTCGTTTAAGGGAGGGAGAATGTCTACTCAGTTCTATCTAGTGATTCTGTTGGTGGGGCTAGGCGTCCACACCGTGGCCGTTGGGGGAG CTGCTATAAGGCAGGAGATGAACCTTGAGAATGGTTTTACCACCCTGAACCACTCCATGGCTCTGCTGCAGCGCATGGAGTCCCTGCTGGTCCAAGGGAACGGCAGTGACGTGACCTTACGCGTGCGGACCATCAGCACGGATGAGATGAAAGTGATCCAGGCCCACAGTCTGGTGCTCACACTGCAGAGCGACGTGTTCGACGAGATGCtccagaacaacaacaacagcttcCTCGTCCTCAGGGAGCCCCAGGACTGTGCTGCCGTCTTTGACAAATTTATCAG GTACCTCTACTGCGGTGACATCGCTGTGCGTCTGGACCAGGCCATTCCCCTGCACAAGCTCGCCAGCAAGTACCACGTGTGGAGCCTGCAGCAAGGACTGACCCGCTACATGACTCAGCACCTTTCCAGTGACTCGCCAGCGGGTCACGTGGTGGGCTGGTACCAGTATGCCATGCAGATCGGCGACGTCTCGCTGCGAGACAGCTGCCTGCAGTACCTGTCCTGGAACCTGTCGTCCGTGCTGCAGAGTGCCGAGTGGTCCTCCATCAGTGACGAGCTGCTGATGTCGCTCCTGCAGCGCTCGGACCTCATCCTGTACAGCGAGCTGGACCTCTACGAGGCTCTGGAGAACTGGATCGAGCAGAACCAGCcagaaagcaccatggtggAGAACGCACTGCGAGCCATCCGCTACGGCATGATCCCGCCCCAGCACTTGTTCCGCCTGCAGAAGCAGTCACCGCTCATGATCAAGTACTACGAATCCATCCGCGATCTGCTCTTCCTAGCCTTCCAGTTCCACTCGGCCTCTCCCATTCAGCTCGCCAAGTACTTTGACGTCAACTGCAGCATCTTCACACCGCGCAACTACCTTTCCTCATCGTGGGGGGCGCCCTGGGTAATCAACAACCCAACGCGCGATGACCGAAGCTTCAGTTTCCAGACGCAGCTGGGCCCCAGCGGCCACGACTCCAGCAAGCGGGTGACCTGGAACGCCCTGTTCTCGCCACGCTGGCTGCCACTGAGCGTGCGCTCAGGCTACGGTGAGCATGGCGCCCTGCAGTCCACGCGCACCGAGCATGGCCGGCCACGCATCATCGTCACCCCGGCCACATCCAGCCCGGACTTTGCAGGCGTGAGCTTCCAGAAGACAGTGATTGTGTCGGCTAGGCAGCAAGGCAAGATGGTGGTCCGTCACGTCTACAACTTCCACCAGAGCACTGAGGAATCTGGGGATTTCTTGGTGGAGGCTGACTTGCAGCGCCGTGGCTCTGAGTACCTCATTGACAACTCCCTGTTTTTACATGTCATAGTCAAGCCCCTCTACCATAGTCTTATTGTTTCCAAGAAGTAA